A genomic window from Lineus longissimus chromosome 17, tnLinLong1.2, whole genome shotgun sequence includes:
- the LOC135501917 gene encoding ras-related protein Rac1-like codes for MSSENIADDDTSSVAQSGDGKVQVKCVVVGDGTVGKTCLLISYSTDTFKENHIPTVFDNYSTNVMFSGVPVNLGLWDTAGQGDYDRLRPLSYPNTDVFLICFSLVSPDSFVNVRENWHPEVRHFSPKGTIPVILVGTKADLRSDREALDYLRKKKQAPITYEQGISLAKRIGAVKYAECSAKTMKGVHNVFEEAIRSVLTPKKQSNGRCVLL; via the exons ATGTCGTCTGAGAACATCGCCGATGATGACACCTCGTCTGTCGCCCAATCTGGTGATGGCAAGGTCCAGGTAAAGTGCGTGGTGGTCGGCGACGGTACGGTGGGAAAGACGTGCCTGCTGATAAGCTATTCCACAGATACCTTTAAGGAAAACCATATCCCCACCGTGTTTGATAACTATAGCACAAACGTCATGTTCAGTGGCGTACCAGTTAACCTTGGACTATGGGACACGGCGGGGCAAGGCGACTATGACAGACTGCGGCCGCTATCTTACCCGAATACC GATGTTTTTCTTATCTGTTTTTCGCTAGTCTCCCCGGATTCATTCGTCAACGTGAGGGAGAACTGGCACCCGGAAGTGCgtcatttttctccaaaaggGACCATTCCTGTGATTCTGGTCGGGACGAAGGCGGACTTGAGGAGTGATAGAGAGGCTTTGGATTATCTTAGGAAAAAGAAACAAGCCCCAATCACATACGAACAAGGCATTTCTTTAGCGAAGAGGATCGGGGCGGTGAAGTACGCCGAGTGTTCTGCTAAGACAATGAAAGGGGTACATAATGTGTTTGAAGAAGCCATTAGGTCCGTTCTCACTCCGAAGAAGCAATCCAACGGGCGCTGTGTTTTACTTTGA
- the LOC135501639 gene encoding BMP-binding endothelial regulator protein-like gives MLNADLETKGSIPVAARKDTKEMDSSARNRWTGDKCVNRCAPEEIWDNTKKICTPRCTESQLWNIPTKRCVDRCKPSDMLKKGDCVARCTPPKSWDLRLKSCTEKICTCKAWGDPHYHRYDDFTRMIDFMGVCKYVFSKTTNSDVACSFSIEVKNEYRGNTIVSFGRMMDLKMGGFVVRLHKDGWTRHSVYQMHERVQNLQRKQLH, from the exons ATGCTGAATGCAGACCTGGAGACAAAGGGGTCTATACCTGTGGCTGCAAGAAAAGATACCAAGGAGATGGATTCCAGTGCACGAAAC agaTGGACGGGGGATAAATGTGTCAACCGCTGCGCTCCAGAGGAGATCTGGGATAACACCAAGAAAATCTGCACACCGA ggtgcaccgagtctcagttatggaacatcccgaccaaacgatgtgtggaca ggtgtaaaccttctgacatgttgaagaaaggagactgtgttgctc gttgtactccaccgaaatcatgggatctcagattgaagagttgtacagaaa AAATCTGCACCTGCAAGGCTTGGGGAGATCCCCATTACCATCGTTACGACGATTTTACCAGAATGATCGACTTCATGGGTGTCTGCAAATATGTCTTCTCCAAGACGACCAACTCTGACGTCGCGTGTTCCTTCTCCATTGAGGTGAAGAACGAATATCGAGGCAACACAATTGTGTCTTTCGGTAGGATGATGGACCTGAAGATGGGAGGTTTcgttgtcagacttcacaaggacggatggactagg